The following proteins are encoded in a genomic region of Triticum dicoccoides isolate Atlit2015 ecotype Zavitan chromosome 1B, WEW_v2.0, whole genome shotgun sequence:
- the LOC119305874 gene encoding uncharacterized protein LOC119305874, protein MPPPGSRGRGRGRHGRPSLPAEQRQDHFARDGAPQTRAMDRPLWGVSASGRAGHACGSADHGLSRPGRSEGRSRRRLGSAPCQEHGPAQLRREPSVSHLNKLLSTTTFMESSTLGSPILARTPTDWPMTFYIRIDRRGSFHTYPHVGGPFRKLQEVYNAIDRYLEDRRHPTMFKEQDGVSLMDIAIREAMYWPDGSRRNGPRSQMIEESHSEMRLLVQALVDKYNDDHNRFGDLAHELKDVMKYQYISEGRGYYHFNFTTKTKRADAFGCDTNNLFFVEVKVKFVNEEDEELVVSCFCMVKPNDNGHCYGCVNNGSVRMKHPNNAAAYTGGHLDLPAGCCSGDWIDYDEDEKAEEDNIRYMFKGMDDPEFLKEFLTLPPGATPIV, encoded by the exons ATGCCGCCCCCTGGAAGTCGCGGACGCGGACGCGGACGCCACGGCCGGCCCAGCCTACCTGCGGAGCAGCGTCAGGATCACTTTGCCCGGGACGGCGCACCACAGACCCGTGCCATGGACAGGCCTTTATGGGGAGTCTCTGCGTCTGGCCGCGCCGGCCACGCCTGCGGCAGCGCCGACCATGGTCTCTCCCGCCCTGGCCGCTCCGAAGGACGCTCCCGCCGTCGGCTTGGCTCTGCACC GTGTCAGGAACATGGACCTGCACAGTTGCGACGAGAACCGTCTGTCTCGCACTTAAATAAGTTGCTGAGCACTACAACATTTATGGAATCCTCGACTCTTGGGTCGCCAATTCTGGCCCGGACACCTACTGATTGGCCGATGACCTTCTATATCAGAATTGATCGCAGGGGGTCTTTCCATACATATCCTCATGTGGGTGGGCCATTTAGGAAATTGCAAGAAGTTTACAATGCTATTGATCGCTATCTTGAGGACCGCCGGCATCCAACAAT GTTCAAGGAGCAAGATGGGGTTTCTCTAATGGACATTGCTATACGAGAGGCTATGTACTGGCCTGATGGCAGTAGGAGGAACGGCCCAAGATCACAAATGATTGAAGAAAGCCATAGTGAAATGCGTTTATTAGTTCAAGCTTTAGTGGACAAGTATAATGATGATCACAACCGTTTTGGG GATCTAGCACATGAACTGAAAGATGTTATGAAGTACCAATATATCTCCGAGGGCCGTGGGTACTATCATTTCAATTTCACTACGAAGACTAAAAGAGCTGATGCTTTTGGATGTGACACCAACAATCTATTCTTTGTCGAAGTCAAAGTCAAATTTGtgaatgaagaagatgaagaattGGTTGTCAGCTGTTTCTGTATGGTTAAACCTAATGATAATG GCCACTGCTATGGTTGTGTAAATAATGGAAGTGTTCGTATGAAGCACCCCAACAATGCTGCTGCATACACTGGTGGTCACTTGGATTTGCCAGCTGGATGTTGTAGTGGAGACTGGATCGACTACGATGAGGAT GAGAAAGCTGAGGAGGATAATATAAGATATATGTTCAAG GGCATGGATGATCCAGAGTTCCTGAAGGAATTCTTAACACTCCCGCCTGGTGCAACACCTATCGTGTAA